The stretch of DNA TGTACGACTCCAAACCTGCTGCGGAGGCTCCGTCCATCTGCTGGATCAGTCCCAACATCGACACGCCCAACCCGAAAAACACACTGAGGACGATCGCCAGCGCCGCATCATCCGAAAGCGGCGTCAGCCGCCGTATGCTCTGAATAAGACCTGCCCCCGCCAAAGCCGCGAGCGCCGCCCCGGCAGTCAACAGCGGCGCGCTCTTTCCGCCCCAACCCATCGCCGTTCCCAACAGAAACGCCCCGGCGATTCCCGGCAAGGTGGCGTGGCTGAGCGCATCACCCAAAAGCGCCTTGCGCCGCAAGACAAGGAAAGCGCCCACCGTCCCGCACGCGGCGCCGAGGGCCGCGACGCCCGCCGTCACCACGCGAACGTTATAAGTCAACAGGCGACCAGGTTCATTCCCGGCATCGCCCAAGATCGCAGGCGCGCCGAACGCCGCCCCGCAAACGGCAAATGCGAGGCAACCCGCTGCCGCCGCGAAGAGAACCACCACGCCCGTCGCTCGTCGGAGGCTCCACCTGAAATGGGCTGTGGCTTGATTCATGGTTCACGTTCTGCCGATCTCGCGACCGCCTGTGCCGCCTCTTCCAGCAGCGTCAGCCGCCCGCCATATGTGCTGTGCAGGTTCTCGCGCGTCAGCACGTCGCTGACCGGCCCGGCCGCGACCACCCGAGTGTTCAAGAGGATCACCTCATCGAAATACTCCTGAACCGTCTGCAGGTCATGATGCACTACGACCAACGTCCTGCCCGCATCCCGCAAATCGCGCATCAGGCGAAACACCATTTCCTCGGTGGCGGCGTCGACGCCCGCCATCGGCTCGTCCATGAAATAAATCCGGGCGTCCTGAACGAGGGCGCGAGCCAGAAACACCCGCTGTTGCTGCCCGCCAGAAAGTCGGCTGATATGCCGTTTCGCAAAGGCCTCCATCCCCACTCGCGCCAAAGCCTCCATCGCGCGGTCGCGGTGGATTTTCCGGACCCTCCGAAACCAACCGATCTCGCGATAGAGGCCCATCGCCACCACGTCGAGCGCGCTCACGGGAAAGTCCCAATCGACCGTTTCACGCTGGGGCACGTACCCAATGATCCCCCGCTGCTCAGCCAGCGGTCGGCCGAAAATCCGGATTTCACCCGAGGCGACTGGCACGAGCTCGAGGATCGCCTTCATCAGGGTGCTCTTGCCCGCGCCGTTGGGTCCGACAATCGCAACCATTTTTTGCGGCGGAATATCGAGATCCACATCCCAGAGCACCGGTTTTCGGTGGTACGCCACGGTCAGATCATGGATGCAAACCGCCGCATCACGAGAATGTTCCGGCCCGGCCGGAGCCGAAGCTCGTCTCCAGGGCCCGATCAAGGGCGCCCCTCCTTCCAACCGCGAAAACCGCTCGGCGGCGGCGCTCCGCCCAGCGCGCGCGCAATCGATGTAACATTGTGGTCGATCATGCCGATGTACGTCCCCTCGTAGGTTCCATCCGGCCCCATCGCATCGGAGTATAGGGCCGGACCGAGCGCAACCGCGTGCCCTCGGGCCGACGCCCCTTCAATGAGGGCCAGAACATTTCGATCGGAAACGCTCGTCTCTACAAACACGGCCGGAACGCGCCGCTCGACCAACGTGTCCACCAGCTTTCCGATCCGTTCCAACCCTGCCTCGGATTCCGTCGACACGCCTTGTATGCCAACCACCTCGAATCCGTATGCGCGCCCAAAGTAATGGAAGGCATCGTGCGCGGTAACCAGCAGACGGGCCGAGGACGGCACTGTGGAGAGCACCTCCTGTGCATATTCATCGAGTTCTCTCAACTGCTCATGATAGGCGGCTGCGCGTTCCGCGTACCTTGGCGCCCGCGCTGGATCAAACCTCGACAGACTACGCTCGACGACCCCTGCCGCCTCCATCCATAAGGACACGTCCATCCACGCGTGAGGATCCGGAACCCCTTCGTGAACCAACATCCGCTCCGGCAGCAGCGTCTCGACCACGGCAATCACGTTCCGACCGTCGCGCGCCATTCGCTCCAGCACATCGGCGAGTCGGCCTTCCAATTTGAAGCCGCAGTAGAAGACAGCCTCCGCCGCCATCAGCGCGGCAATATCGCTCCGCGTAGGCCGATAGAGGTGCGGGTCAATGCCGCTTCCGATCAGTTGCGTTACTTCAACGTCCTCTCCCCCTATCTGCCGAACGAGATCCGCGACCATCCCCACTGTGGCCACCACTCGCAGCCGCGGAACGTCTTCCGACGCAACCACCGTTGCCGCAAGAAAAAACAAAAGGGATCCAAACAATGACCGCAAATTTTGCACTTTCAAATTTATGATTTTGAATATTCAAAATACGTGTTGCGCTGTTCATGTCAATCGGACTTTTTTATGCTACTTTCAAAGCGCGACCGGTGAAACCTGAGCGATGCCGAGCAGCACCGTAGAGGATTACATAAAGCGGCTCTATACCGAGCAAAAGAAGACGCCGGGCGAGCTGGTTCCCATGGGCCGGCTCGCGGAAGTCATGGCCGTGGTGCCCGGCACAGTGACGACCATGATTAAGGCGCTCTCGGACTCTGGACTCGTCGAATACGAGCCGCGCGCCGGCGTTCGACTCACGCCACAAGGCGAGCGGCTCGCCTTGCATGTCCTTCGCCGCCATCGGTTGGTGGAACTTTTCCTCGTGCGCACCCTCGGGTTGGATTGGTCGGAGGTTCATGCCGAGGCGGAAACGCTCGAGCATGCGATTTCAGAAAAAGTGCTCGAACGCATCGATGCCCTTCTTGGGTTTCCGGACTGCGATCCGCATGGGTCGCCCATCCCTACTGCCGATGGCGAGGTCGCGCCGGAACATACGTTTTCACTCGCGTCCGCAGTAGAGGGGCAGCGCTATCGCATCGACCGTGTATGCGATGCGGAATCGGAGTTTCTCCAATTCGCGGAGCGAGCCGGGCTTGTGCCCGGGGCCCACGTGCGAATCCTGCGCGCCGACTTGCCCGCCGATGCGGTAACCGTGGACGTCGAGGGTCGCGGTACCTCCACAATGGGGCTGGGCGCGGCGCGCCGCATCTTTCTTTCCCCGGTTTAGCGGCCAGATGTCAGCGGTTCTAACTCAGGGACCGTTCGCCAATTTCCATTCCCTGTAAAAAAAATTTTTAGGGCTTCCATGCTGTGTAAATTTCGCTTCATGGAAGTGGCGGCGCACCACGCCCAAGGACAAGGCGGCGAGACTCGAAAGCCGATCCAATCGCAGGCGGGCCGAATTTTTGAATCGGACTGCGCCGAGCTAATTGTCCGCCCCGCCGACGACCCCGGCAAGGGTCACATTGCCGTCCGAATTCGCGGTGAGCAGCCGCAAACCGGCTGGCGTCTGAAAAACAACGAGGTCGTTTGGAGGCGCCGACACCAGCAATCGATCGAGAAGAGCCGGCTTTGACGGGTCAGTCACATCCAGCATGACGATACGGTCCGTCCTTGCGCAGGCGACCCAGGCCCATACGCGAGAGCCGCTGCGCAGCAAAGCCAAGGTATGCGGGTCCCGGTCTTTGCGCGGCCGATTTTCCCGAACCAGCGGCCGAATGTCCACCCTCGCGGCGCGTTCCGCCGCCGGAATGCCTCCAGCGAGGGTCACACGGTAAAAGCTGACCATCTGGGCCTTCTGTTCGGCGACGCCCAGCAAGAGCGAGTTATCTGGTAGGTTTACCAGCGCCATTCCAGTAGGCCCGCTGCCTTTCGGCAGCCGCAAGATCCCGGCCCACTGAGGTCCGCTTTTATCGAAATTCATCCATACGATAGTATCGGCCGTGGGGACGGAGACCGCGGCGAGCCGGCCCAGCGGGTCGACTGCGACGAATTCCGGTTCGTGTCGGCTAAGCGACTGTCCCAGCATCGAGGCAAGACCGGATAATTCCCGATACGGGATTTCCTGGAGGCGATTTTGTTCCCAGCCCTCAAGGTTTCTAAGATCAAACACGCCGACGGAGCCCTCGGTGCGGCGATTGTCGGCTCCGCTGTTTGCGACGATGGCCCACGCCCCATCCGGCGTAATCGCAACATGGGCTGGGGCGAACCCCACAAGTTGAGACCGCAACAGGCGGCCGGGAGACCGCTCGCGTAGGTCCAAAAAAAGAGCCTCCCCGCGAGATGCGGCGTCGTTGGGGCGACTCAGGGCGATCGCCAGCGGATGAAAGGGGTGGACGGCCACAGCGACTGCCCTTCCGGGAACGGGGATGGCTGCCGTGGGATCCGTTGGGGGAAAGGCATCGATTTTTTCGAAACGGGAGGAATCCCAATCAGGACGCAGGAGGTGGATTTCGCGGGCTGACGGGGCGGCCACTAGGACATAGTTCGGTCCGGGCGCCACGGCGAGTCGGTCCATTCCCGGCCCACCCGCGCGGTAGTCGAAGAGATGGGCCATGATCGAGTCGGCTCTCGACGAGGCGGCAAGGCCGGCCAGCACAATCATGGCGAGGAAACAAGTCCGTTTCATGGTTGGGCGGATCCCTGCGACTCAAACATTTGGCCAGCTACTCGCTCGAGTGTTAGATCCGGGTTGCTTTCCGGCGTTCGAAAAACAGGAACGGTGAAGTGCAAATCCACGGTCGAATCCCGTTGCTTCACCGATACGCGCAAGCTCCATTCAAACGGATCGCCGGTAGGGGGAAGATCATAAGGAATGAGAAAGCGCAGAGGAATCAGCAGTCCGTCTTTGTTTGGGGTGAACGTTTTTGAATCGATATCCATCTCGAACATCCATTCCGTGACGCGCCGCGCGGCTTTCCGCCGCCGAATGAATCGACTGCATCGAAGCTCCACGTGGACGGGACCCTCCGGCTCGATGTAGCGCTTGATGCGCACGACGCCGCTCAGGGCTCCACCGAGAATGCCGGGCCCTTTTGCGAGGACGAAATCGGCGTCGCCATACAGCCGGGCGATCCGCAAGGAGCGGAGGGCGGTTGCCAGCATCCAAACGCCGGCCACAGCGAACGCGACCAGGATGAGGATGGCCGGCCATTCGACTCGGCGACCGCCGAACAGCGCTGCAAGGACGGCCACGAAGGTGACGGCAGTCCATACAATAGCGAACAGAAGCGAGCTGGAAGCGCGCTGGCGGCTTTCACAGCGGGCGAACCCGGCCGCCCAGTCCTCCCGCCATTTCCACGGTTCATCCGGGAACTGTTGACGCAGGCGCCGCAGGGCCCCTCCTCCGAAAAGGGACCGCACGCCCCCGATCACCAGTCCAAAACCGACGGCTGCAAAAAGCCCGCCCACGCCAAACATAATCGCCTGGACCGGCAGCC from Kiritimatiellia bacterium encodes:
- a CDS encoding ABC transporter ATP-binding protein, producing the protein MGPWRRASAPAGPEHSRDAAVCIHDLTVAYHRKPVLWDVDLDIPPQKMVAIVGPNGAGKSTLMKAILELVPVASGEIRIFGRPLAEQRGIIGYVPQRETVDWDFPVSALDVVAMGLYREIGWFRRVRKIHRDRAMEALARVGMEAFAKRHISRLSGGQQQRVFLARALVQDARIYFMDEPMAGVDAATEEMVFRLMRDLRDAGRTLVVVHHDLQTVQEYFDEVILLNTRVVAAGPVSDVLTRENLHSTYGGRLTLLEEAAQAVARSAEREP
- a CDS encoding zinc ABC transporter substrate-binding protein, coding for MVASEDVPRLRVVATVGMVADLVRQIGGEDVEVTQLIGSGIDPHLYRPTRSDIAALMAAEAVFYCGFKLEGRLADVLERMARDGRNVIAVVETLLPERMLVHEGVPDPHAWMDVSLWMEAAGVVERSLSRFDPARAPRYAERAAAYHEQLRELDEYAQEVLSTVPSSARLLVTAHDAFHYFGRAYGFEVVGIQGVSTESEAGLERIGKLVDTLVERRVPAVFVETSVSDRNVLALIEGASARGHAVALGPALYSDAMGPDGTYEGTYIGMIDHNVTSIARALGGAPPPSGFRGWKEGRP
- a CDS encoding metal-dependent transcriptional regulator; protein product: MPSSTVEDYIKRLYTEQKKTPGELVPMGRLAEVMAVVPGTVTTMIKALSDSGLVEYEPRAGVRLTPQGERLALHVLRRHRLVELFLVRTLGLDWSEVHAEAETLEHAISEKVLERIDALLGFPDCDPHGSPIPTADGEVAPEHTFSLASAVEGQRYRIDRVCDAESEFLQFAERAGLVPGAHVRILRADLPADAVTVDVEGRGTSTMGLGAARRIFLSPV
- a CDS encoding DUF1513 domain-containing protein — its product is MKRTCFLAMIVLAGLAASSRADSIMAHLFDYRAGGPGMDRLAVAPGPNYVLVAAPSAREIHLLRPDWDSSRFEKIDAFPPTDPTAAIPVPGRAVAVAVHPFHPLAIALSRPNDAASRGEALFLDLRERSPGRLLRSQLVGFAPAHVAITPDGAWAIVANSGADNRRTEGSVGVFDLRNLEGWEQNRLQEIPYRELSGLASMLGQSLSRHEPEFVAVDPLGRLAAVSVPTADTIVWMNFDKSGPQWAGILRLPKGSGPTGMALVNLPDNSLLLGVAEQKAQMVSFYRVTLAGGIPAAERAARVDIRPLVRENRPRKDRDPHTLALLRSGSRVWAWVACARTDRIVMLDVTDPSKPALLDRLLVSAPPNDLVVFQTPAGLRLLTANSDGNVTLAGVVGGADN
- a CDS encoding DUF3592 domain-containing protein, coding for MKPPGRFGGFVWVLVGLPFIVMGYFFLQTAGKVEEKYQRSAAWPVVRATLLHVELQTNFSKSGTPMYRVAARYSYSVDDSDYESDRVSWEEGWDSDESWHRSTYERFRTAMEAGEPVNAFVNPDNPSESVLLAESRLPVQAIMFGVGGLFAAVGFGLVIGGVRSLFGGGALRRLRQQFPDEPWKWREDWAAGFARCESRQRASSSLLFAIVWTAVTFVAVLAALFGGRRVEWPAILILVAFAVAGVWMLATALRSLRIARLYGDADFVLAKGPGILGGALSGVVRIKRYIEPEGPVHVELRCSRFIRRRKAARRVTEWMFEMDIDSKTFTPNKDGLLIPLRFLIPYDLPPTGDPFEWSLRVSVKQRDSTVDLHFTVPVFRTPESNPDLTLERVAGQMFESQGSAQP